A window of the Streptomyces sp. HUAS 15-9 genome harbors these coding sequences:
- a CDS encoding NmrA/HSCARG family protein: protein MLTIAVTGATGAQGGATARALLAAGHRVRALSRDPASPAADVLRALGADVRRADFDDRASLDAALTGADALFAVTTPFGTDTAAETRQGRTLVDAAAAARLGHVVLTSAAHADRGTGIPHYESKYLVEQHLRTSGVPWTVLAPAAFMDNHTAGWTLDGLRTGTFAWPMPAERPLTLIPAVDIGAFAALALQRRDDFAGHRIDIASDELTPARIAQTLAAAAARPIVHEEVPLSYVRTRSSDLAAMFEYFTITGLDVDVPSLRRDHPEVPWHTFADWTATQDWPALLSPLPQHQ, encoded by the coding sequence ATGCTCACCATCGCCGTCACCGGCGCCACCGGAGCCCAGGGCGGGGCCACCGCCCGTGCCCTGCTGGCCGCAGGCCACCGCGTCCGTGCCCTCAGCCGCGACCCCGCCTCACCCGCCGCCGACGTCCTGCGCGCCCTCGGCGCCGACGTCCGCCGCGCCGACTTCGACGACCGTGCGAGCCTCGACGCCGCCCTCACCGGTGCCGACGCCCTGTTCGCGGTGACGACCCCGTTCGGTACCGACACCGCCGCCGAGACCCGGCAGGGCAGAACCCTCGTCGACGCGGCGGCGGCCGCCCGCCTCGGCCATGTCGTGCTCACCTCGGCCGCCCACGCCGACCGCGGCACCGGCATCCCGCACTACGAGAGCAAGTACCTGGTCGAGCAGCACCTGCGGACGTCGGGCGTGCCCTGGACGGTGCTGGCCCCGGCCGCGTTCATGGACAACCACACGGCCGGCTGGACCCTCGACGGACTGCGCACGGGCACCTTCGCCTGGCCGATGCCCGCCGAGCGCCCGCTCACGCTCATCCCCGCCGTGGACATCGGCGCGTTCGCGGCACTGGCCCTCCAGCGCCGCGACGACTTCGCCGGCCACCGCATCGACATCGCCTCGGACGAACTCACCCCGGCCCGGATCGCGCAGACCCTCGCGGCGGCCGCCGCCCGCCCGATCGTCCACGAGGAGGTGCCCCTGTCGTACGTCCGCACCCGCTCCTCGGACCTGGCGGCGATGTTCGAGTACTTCACCATCACCGGCCTGGACGTCGACGTACCGTCCCTGCGCCGCGACCACCCCGAGGTGCCCTGGCACACCTTCGCCGACTGGACCGCCACCCAGGACTGGCCCGCACTCCTGTCGCCGCTCCCGCAGCATCAGTGA
- a CDS encoding aminoglycoside N(3)-acetyltransferase, whose protein sequence is MLHPAAGPQTPGPYSRADLTAGLRTLGIAEGDTVLVHTAISALGWTAGGGVALVRALRDTVGPSGTLTVPTFTTYLTDPATWVQRPVPRTWWPRVRASLPEFDPAVHPAQPRLGRFPEVVRSLPGARRSGHPLYSFAAQGPAAREILGAHPLPYGLGANSPLAGLCRAGAKVLLLGVGWDKATVLHLAEHLTPYPGRRSHRMDVPRETADGAVRWEPSDQLVMYEGDYEHIGAAATHAGLVTEGPVGAARALLCPAAELVDLACAWLSRHRDLTGWRVAPNMTAVTEAPPAAL, encoded by the coding sequence ATGCTGCACCCCGCCGCCGGCCCACAAACCCCCGGCCCCTACAGCCGAGCCGACCTGACAGCAGGCCTCCGCACCCTGGGAATCGCCGAAGGCGACACCGTACTGGTGCACACCGCGATCAGCGCCCTCGGCTGGACCGCCGGCGGCGGAGTCGCGCTCGTACGGGCGCTGCGCGACACCGTGGGCCCGTCCGGCACCCTGACCGTACCCACCTTCACCACCTACCTGACCGACCCCGCCACCTGGGTCCAGCGCCCGGTGCCCCGCACCTGGTGGCCCCGAGTCCGCGCGTCCCTGCCGGAGTTCGACCCGGCCGTGCACCCGGCCCAGCCTCGCCTCGGCCGCTTCCCCGAGGTCGTACGATCCCTGCCCGGCGCCCGCCGCTCCGGCCACCCGCTCTACTCCTTCGCCGCGCAGGGCCCGGCCGCGCGGGAGATCCTGGGCGCACATCCGCTCCCGTACGGCCTGGGCGCGAACAGCCCCCTGGCGGGCCTGTGCCGGGCCGGCGCGAAGGTCCTCCTGCTCGGCGTCGGCTGGGACAAGGCGACGGTCCTCCATCTGGCCGAGCACCTCACGCCGTACCCCGGCCGCCGCAGCCACCGTATGGACGTACCACGCGAGACGGCGGACGGAGCCGTCCGCTGGGAGCCCAGTGACCAACTGGTCATGTACGAGGGCGACTACGAGCACATCGGCGCGGCCGCGACCCACGCGGGCCTGGTCACCGAGGGCCCGGTCGGCGCGGCCCGCGCCCTGCTCTGCCCCGCCGCCGAACTCGTGGACCTGGCCTGCGCCTGGCTGTCCCGCCACCGCGACCTGACCGGCTGGCGCGTGGCCCCGAACATGACCGCAGTGACCGAGGCCCCGCCCGCGGCCCTGTGA
- a CDS encoding MFS transporter, with protein sequence MRSLNAPARRLAVLHGIDGIGVGVYVAGSAVYLTRVTGLTAAQIGLALSAAGLTGLLASVLFGMVADRIGARPLLSRLLLLLGVAYLLLPAVHAAWEFVALSVVIGALQFGTGPSFMSLIAELVPEKDRVTARAAIRSVGNASMGLGTLAAAAVIAVGTDGALQIIPLANGVTFVVAAVLVHRLPAVAAHPAPPAAGRFIALRDVPFLRVVGVNAVLALHDSVLAVGIPLWIVVGTGLPTTLTPLLIGLNTVLCVLLQVRAAKGTDDLPGAARVARRAGLAGALACLILVPSGDLTPWAAGTLVTAAFLVMTAAELWHAGASYGLAFALAPDDRRGEYLGAFQLHHGVQSIVGPAVLTSFIGSGSGAGWTAVAALFATAAVLAPPAAHRAVPHARLPMTTAPEPAPHLPPAAADGESAPQGPPAPDNESSTVGAGGNPNASEGRVPTH encoded by the coding sequence TTGCGTTCCCTGAACGCCCCCGCACGGCGGCTGGCCGTCCTGCACGGCATCGACGGGATCGGAGTCGGCGTGTACGTGGCCGGCTCCGCCGTCTACCTCACCCGGGTCACGGGCCTGACCGCGGCCCAGATCGGTCTCGCGCTCTCCGCGGCGGGGCTGACCGGCCTGCTCGCGTCGGTGCTCTTCGGCATGGTCGCCGACCGGATCGGCGCCCGCCCCCTGCTCAGCCGCCTACTGTTGCTACTCGGTGTCGCGTACCTCCTCCTCCCCGCGGTCCACGCGGCCTGGGAGTTCGTCGCCCTCTCCGTGGTCATAGGTGCCCTGCAGTTCGGTACGGGCCCCTCCTTCATGTCCCTGATCGCCGAACTGGTGCCGGAGAAGGACCGGGTGACGGCCCGCGCCGCGATCAGGTCGGTCGGCAACGCCAGCATGGGCCTGGGCACGCTGGCCGCCGCCGCGGTCATCGCGGTGGGCACGGACGGCGCCCTGCAGATCATCCCGCTCGCCAACGGAGTCACCTTCGTCGTGGCCGCCGTACTGGTGCACCGTCTGCCGGCCGTCGCCGCCCACCCCGCCCCACCGGCCGCGGGCCGCTTCATCGCCCTGCGTGACGTGCCGTTCCTGCGGGTCGTCGGGGTGAACGCCGTACTGGCCCTGCACGACTCGGTGCTGGCGGTCGGCATCCCCCTGTGGATCGTGGTGGGCACGGGCCTGCCCACGACCCTGACCCCGCTCCTCATCGGCCTCAACACCGTGCTGTGCGTGCTGCTCCAGGTCCGCGCGGCCAAGGGCACCGACGACCTGCCCGGCGCCGCCCGCGTCGCCCGCCGCGCGGGCCTGGCCGGAGCCCTGGCCTGCCTCATCCTCGTGCCCAGTGGCGATCTGACGCCCTGGGCCGCCGGAACCCTGGTGACCGCGGCCTTCCTGGTGATGACGGCCGCGGAGCTGTGGCACGCCGGAGCGTCCTACGGCCTAGCCTTCGCGCTGGCCCCCGACGACCGCCGCGGTGAGTACCTGGGGGCGTTCCAACTGCACCACGGGGTCCAGTCGATCGTGGGCCCGGCGGTCCTGACGTCATTCATCGGCAGCGGCTCGGGCGCGGGCTGGACAGCGGTAGCGGCTCTCTTCGCAACGGCGGCCGTCCTGGCACCTCCGGCGGCCCACAGGGCGGTCCCGCACGCGCGGCTTCCCATGACCACCGCTCCCGAACCCGCCCCGCACCTGCCTCCCGCGGCCGCCGACGGCGAATCCGCCCCACAGGGGCCACCCGCACCCGACAACGAAAGCAGCACGGTCGGTGCGGGCGGGAACCCAAACGCGTCCGAAGGCCGGGTGCCCACCCACTGA
- a CDS encoding GNAT family N-acetyltransferase, translating to MSVALRPVTAADLDRFDAEFAGPEGPGAYQWFGHTPTVRLRRLLDERGLLGGDENMLSVIVDDVLAGRVEWFRRAWGRADTSSCWEIAIGLFAAHRGQGVGTRAQRLLVDYLFEHTRVERVQVCTDADNIAEQRAAEKAGFELEGRIRRAQWRAGAWHDQLIYSVLRTP from the coding sequence ATGAGTGTGGCGCTGCGCCCGGTGACCGCGGCCGACCTGGACCGGTTCGACGCGGAGTTCGCCGGACCGGAAGGGCCGGGTGCCTACCAGTGGTTCGGCCACACGCCGACCGTACGGCTGCGGCGGCTGCTCGACGAGCGGGGACTGCTCGGCGGCGACGAGAACATGCTGTCCGTCATCGTTGACGACGTCCTCGCGGGGCGCGTCGAGTGGTTCCGCAGGGCGTGGGGCCGTGCGGACACCTCGTCCTGCTGGGAGATCGCCATCGGCCTCTTCGCGGCGCACCGCGGCCAGGGCGTCGGTACCCGGGCGCAGCGCCTCCTCGTCGACTACCTCTTCGAGCACACCCGCGTCGAACGCGTCCAGGTGTGCACCGACGCCGACAACATCGCCGAGCAGCGCGCGGCGGAGAAGGCCGGCTTCGAGCTGGAGGGCCGCATCCGCCGCGCCCAGTGGCGCGCGGGGGCCTGGCACGACCAGCTCATCTACTCGGTCCTGCGCACGCCCTGA